A genomic region of Salinibacter pepae contains the following coding sequences:
- a CDS encoding protease complex subunit PrcB family protein, whose product MGSDPTDETGFNTKVETQTVATGAVDTEEIDTGTYGKIVEGTEVVLRSEDELAAFWAELHGGSTSAGGDTSPDPPQIDFETQVVVGVVLGERSSGGYSVDVDQVVANGSEGTMRVEVTETVPGDACAVTQALTSPYVLATVDLQDEPVDSGDEVLFVRSKQDDPC is encoded by the coding sequence ATGGGATCCGACCCGACCGACGAGACGGGCTTCAACACTAAAGTAGAAACGCAAACGGTTGCGACCGGGGCCGTGGATACCGAAGAAATCGACACAGGGACATACGGCAAGATCGTCGAGGGCACGGAGGTCGTTCTTCGGAGCGAAGACGAACTGGCCGCCTTCTGGGCGGAGTTGCATGGCGGATCGACCAGCGCGGGTGGAGACACCTCTCCCGATCCGCCTCAGATTGACTTTGAGACGCAGGTGGTCGTGGGCGTTGTGCTGGGCGAACGGTCCAGCGGCGGATACTCGGTGGATGTCGACCAGGTAGTGGCCAACGGAAGCGAGGGCACGATGCGCGTCGAGGTGACCGAGACTGTGCCGGGAGACGCGTGTGCGGTCACGCAGGCACTTACGTCCCCGTACGTGCTCGCGACGGTGGACCTACAGGACGAGCCGGTAGACTCGGGCGATGAGGTCCTGTTCGTCCGCTCGAAACAGGACGACCCTTGCTGA
- a CDS encoding UDP-glucuronic acid decarboxylase family protein, with protein MPRTLITGGAGFLGSHLCDRFIEEGHSVICMDNLITGDTENIEHLFELGQDRFRFVEYDVTDYLHVNGELDYVLHFASPAAPDDYLQYPIQTLKVGALGTHKALGLAKAKDARLLIASTSEVYGDPQVHPQSEDYWGNVNPVGKRGVYDEAKRFGEALTMAYHRYHGVETRIARIFNTYGPRMRIDDGRALPNFMSQALRGDPLTVYGDGSQTRAFCYVDDLVEGLYRLLMSDATDPVNIGNPDEITIKEFAEEIIEVTGSDSDITYEPLPSDDPQVRQPDISRAREELGWTPEVDRREGLRRTLEYFRAEVEATTAPARD; from the coding sequence ATGCCCCGCACCCTTATCACTGGCGGCGCCGGCTTCCTCGGCTCCCATCTCTGCGACCGCTTCATCGAGGAGGGCCACTCGGTGATCTGCATGGACAACCTCATTACGGGCGACACCGAAAACATCGAGCACCTGTTCGAGCTCGGACAGGACCGCTTCCGGTTCGTCGAGTACGACGTGACCGACTACCTCCACGTCAACGGCGAGCTCGACTACGTCCTGCACTTCGCGAGCCCCGCCGCGCCGGACGACTACCTGCAGTACCCGATCCAGACGTTAAAGGTCGGGGCCCTTGGCACCCACAAGGCCCTGGGCCTCGCCAAGGCGAAAGACGCCCGCCTGCTCATCGCGTCCACGAGCGAGGTGTACGGCGACCCGCAGGTCCATCCCCAGTCGGAAGACTACTGGGGCAACGTGAATCCGGTGGGCAAGCGCGGGGTCTACGACGAGGCCAAACGGTTTGGGGAGGCGCTCACGATGGCCTACCACCGGTACCACGGGGTCGAGACCCGCATCGCGCGGATCTTCAACACGTACGGCCCGCGGATGCGCATCGACGACGGCCGGGCGCTCCCCAACTTCATGTCGCAGGCGCTCCGGGGCGATCCCCTCACCGTCTACGGCGACGGCAGCCAGACGCGCGCGTTCTGCTACGTCGACGACCTCGTGGAGGGCCTCTACCGGCTTCTCATGAGCGACGCGACCGACCCGGTCAACATCGGAAACCCCGACGAGATCACGATCAAGGAGTTTGCCGAAGAGATCATCGAGGTCACTGGCTCGGACAGCGACATCACCTACGAGCCCCTCCCGTCCGACGACCCGCAGGTGCGCCAGCCGGACATCTCGCGGGCCCGGGAAGAGCTCGGGTGGACGCCGGAGGTGGACCGCCGGGAGGGCCTCCGGCGCACGCTGGAGTACTTTCGGGCGGAGGTAGAGGCCACGACCGCTCCCGCCCGCGACTGA
- a CDS encoding UDP-glucose dehydrogenase family protein: MDITVIGTGYVGLVSGTCFAEMGHDVTCVDVDEEKVAQLSDGEIPIYEPDLDRYFERARAEDRLRFTTDLAEGIAGSKIVFFALPTPPGEDGSADLSYVLEAAGDVADLLVEADDPEHRIVVNKSTVPVGTGDRVEEAFADRGLDIGGEVDVVSNPEFLREGSAVDDFLKPDRVVIGTESDRAAETMKRLYEPFVRQGNPVLVVDRRSAEMIKYAANSLLATRISFMNEIANVCERVGANVDKVRLGISKDHRIGPHFLYAGIGFGGSCFPKDVQALARKGREKGYDFQILDAVLDVNDQQRRRLAEQVEDSFDGDLDGRRIAVWGLSFKPGTDDTREAPSHVIIDYLLERGADVVGYDPEAIETTKETFGDQIAYADGMYEAVEGAESLLICTEWHEFRRPDLGAVREHLETPLVLDGRNLYDPARMAEMGFEYHSIGRPSYAPETNQEAIEAAIVENGQP; encoded by the coding sequence ATGGACATCACAGTTATCGGCACCGGATACGTGGGCCTCGTCTCGGGCACCTGCTTCGCGGAAATGGGCCACGACGTCACGTGTGTTGACGTCGACGAGGAGAAAGTCGCCCAGCTTTCCGACGGCGAGATTCCCATTTACGAGCCCGACTTGGATCGGTACTTCGAGCGGGCGCGAGCGGAGGACCGGCTCCGCTTCACGACGGATTTGGCGGAGGGAATCGCGGGCTCGAAGATCGTGTTTTTTGCCCTTCCGACGCCGCCGGGGGAGGACGGCTCGGCCGATCTCTCGTATGTGCTGGAGGCGGCGGGCGACGTGGCCGATCTGCTCGTGGAGGCGGACGACCCGGAGCACCGAATTGTCGTCAACAAGAGCACCGTCCCGGTCGGCACCGGCGACCGGGTGGAAGAGGCATTCGCGGATCGCGGCCTCGACATTGGCGGGGAGGTGGACGTTGTCTCCAATCCCGAGTTTCTGCGGGAGGGGTCCGCGGTGGACGATTTCCTGAAGCCGGATCGGGTCGTGATTGGGACGGAGAGCGACCGGGCCGCCGAGACGATGAAGCGGCTCTACGAGCCGTTCGTGCGGCAGGGGAACCCCGTCCTCGTCGTCGACCGTCGTTCGGCGGAAATGATCAAGTACGCGGCCAACTCGCTCCTGGCCACGCGCATCTCGTTCATGAACGAAATCGCAAACGTCTGCGAACGGGTCGGGGCCAACGTGGACAAGGTGCGCCTCGGCATTAGCAAGGACCACCGCATTGGGCCGCACTTCTTGTACGCGGGCATCGGCTTCGGGGGCAGTTGCTTCCCGAAGGACGTGCAGGCCCTCGCCCGGAAGGGTCGGGAGAAGGGGTACGACTTCCAAATTCTGGACGCCGTCCTCGACGTAAACGATCAGCAGCGGCGGCGCCTGGCCGAGCAGGTGGAGGACTCCTTCGACGGCGACCTGGACGGGCGGCGGATTGCGGTCTGGGGCCTGTCGTTCAAGCCCGGCACCGACGACACCCGAGAGGCGCCCTCGCACGTTATCATCGATTATCTCCTGGAGAGGGGCGCCGACGTGGTGGGGTACGACCCCGAAGCCATCGAGACGACGAAAGAGACGTTCGGCGACCAGATCGCGTACGCCGACGGCATGTACGAGGCGGTCGAGGGGGCCGAGTCGCTCTTGATTTGCACGGAATGGCACGAGTTTCGCCGGCCGGACCTGGGCGCGGTGCGGGAGCACCTGGAGACCCCGCTCGTGCTCGACGGACGCAACCTGTACGATCCCGCCCGGATGGCCGAGATGGGCTTCGAGTACCACAGCATCGGGCGGCCGAGCTACGCGCCGGAGACCAATCAGGAGGCCATCGAGGCGGCCATTGTCGAAAACGGGCAGCCGTAA
- a CDS encoding thioredoxin family protein, which translates to MTTRHPRVLCAALVVGLLTAAALPATSMAQTHQAEVGAPAPNFTLQAADGDEHSLADFEGQYVVLEWLNFGCPFVGKHYGSGNMQRLQDTYTEEGVVWLSIVSSAPGKQGYYPPDEMVEQKKKHAGNMTAILMDPDGEVGKTYGATVTPHMYVISPEGELLYRGGIDDKPTTDEADIEGATNYVRMALDAAMNGEEVRPKRAEPYGCTIKYASK; encoded by the coding sequence ATGACCACACGCCATCCCCGAGTCCTCTGCGCGGCCCTCGTCGTCGGACTGCTAACGGCCGCTGCGCTTCCCGCCACGAGCATGGCCCAGACCCATCAGGCCGAAGTCGGCGCGCCCGCGCCCAACTTTACCCTGCAGGCCGCCGACGGTGACGAGCACAGCCTGGCTGACTTTGAGGGCCAGTACGTCGTGCTCGAATGGCTCAACTTCGGATGCCCGTTTGTCGGGAAGCACTACGGCAGCGGAAACATGCAGCGGCTCCAGGACACCTACACCGAAGAGGGCGTCGTGTGGCTCTCGATTGTCTCCTCGGCGCCCGGCAAGCAGGGCTACTATCCGCCCGACGAGATGGTCGAACAGAAGAAGAAGCACGCCGGAAACATGACGGCCATATTGATGGATCCGGACGGTGAGGTCGGAAAGACGTACGGCGCAACGGTCACGCCGCACATGTACGTGATTAGTCCGGAAGGAGAGCTGCTCTACCGCGGGGGCATCGACGACAAACCGACCACGGACGAGGCCGACATCGAGGGGGCGACGAACTACGTCCGGATGGCCCTCGACGCCGCGATGAATGGGGAAGAGGTGCGCCCCAAGCGCGCGGAGCCGTACGGGTGCACCATCAAATACGCCTCGAAGTAA
- a CDS encoding protein-disulfide reductase DsbD family protein, producing MTSFQRSSGRRCPVLGVWLLVVLWGSGAATPLQAQSQASDDPSPHSEATLVSEQDAIVPGEPLTVGLRLNMEEGWHSYWKNPGASGEPTSIDWALPEGYETSGFQWPYPHQIEFGSLISYGYSDEVLLIAAVTPPDTLTPGTMATLGGRAEWLICEEICLPAHSDVAVTLPVAEEASPKPGRAAAFEAARAKHPKRVGDWSVGAGRSEGRYTLILGAPDGARPDLEGAYFFPAEKSVVDPGAPQPVTRNGDTYTIALRQSEYAQAPADRLRGALVAPEGTGWDPDGRVRAMQVDVPVDSTLSAADAMGAGASSAGGGLSLPWALAFALVGGVLLNLMPCVFPVLSVKILGFAEEAGGEAGAMRRHGLLFGAGVLGSMWILAGGLLALRAAGSQIGWGFQLQSPIFIALMTMLFFGIGLNLLGAFEVGTTLMGWGGRMEAAASGGGNLSAFLTGVLATVVATPCTAPFMGAALGVALTLSTVGALLIFTALGVGMAAPYVVLSTTPALLDRLPDPGAWMETLKQAFAFPMFATAIWLVWVFGQQTSTGGVAFLLAGLLLLGVAAWIVNRWSAPQRSQTATLVTRGLAGAALVGGIAVAVIGAGSAPAEQATATTQDVSGTDTTWRSYAPETIESLRAEGRPVFVDFTAAWCLTCQVNKRRVLTAQSVQNAFDEKDVALVRADWTSRDPEITRALESHGRSGVPVYVLYAGDGSEPELLPEVLTEEAVLNALDDLSSTVATHEPH from the coding sequence ATGACGTCCTTTCAGCGGTCCAGCGGACGCCGGTGCCCAGTTCTTGGCGTGTGGCTCCTCGTGGTTCTGTGGGGGAGCGGGGCCGCTACGCCGCTACAGGCCCAGTCGCAGGCCTCCGACGACCCGAGTCCGCACAGTGAGGCGACACTTGTCAGTGAGCAGGACGCGATCGTGCCGGGCGAGCCGTTGACGGTGGGCCTTCGGTTGAACATGGAGGAGGGGTGGCACAGCTACTGGAAGAACCCCGGGGCGTCCGGGGAGCCGACGTCCATCGACTGGGCACTGCCGGAAGGCTACGAGACGAGCGGATTCCAATGGCCCTATCCACATCAAATTGAGTTCGGGTCCCTCATCAGCTATGGGTACTCCGATGAGGTCTTGCTGATTGCCGCCGTTACCCCGCCGGACACGTTGACGCCGGGCACGATGGCGACCCTCGGCGGGCGCGCCGAGTGGTTGATCTGCGAGGAAATCTGCCTGCCTGCGCACTCGGACGTGGCGGTGACGCTCCCTGTGGCGGAGGAGGCCTCCCCAAAACCAGGGCGGGCCGCTGCCTTCGAGGCGGCGCGGGCGAAGCATCCGAAGCGTGTGGGCGACTGGTCGGTAGGGGCGGGGCGCAGTGAAGGCCGATATACCCTGATCTTGGGGGCGCCGGACGGGGCCCGGCCCGACCTAGAAGGCGCCTATTTCTTTCCGGCGGAGAAGTCCGTCGTCGATCCGGGCGCGCCCCAGCCCGTGACGCGGAACGGAGACACCTACACGATTGCACTGCGGCAGTCGGAATACGCCCAGGCGCCGGCCGACCGACTGCGAGGCGCACTGGTGGCGCCCGAGGGCACAGGCTGGGACCCGGACGGCAGGGTGCGCGCGATGCAGGTGGACGTGCCGGTCGACTCGACGCTTTCGGCGGCCGACGCGATGGGGGCCGGGGCCTCGTCGGCCGGGGGCGGACTCTCGCTCCCGTGGGCGCTCGCGTTCGCCCTGGTCGGTGGGGTTCTGCTGAACCTGATGCCCTGCGTGTTTCCGGTCTTGTCGGTGAAGATCCTCGGGTTCGCCGAGGAGGCGGGGGGCGAGGCCGGCGCCATGCGGCGCCATGGATTGCTCTTCGGCGCGGGCGTCCTGGGGTCAATGTGGATCCTGGCCGGGGGGCTTCTGGCCCTGCGGGCCGCAGGCAGCCAGATTGGATGGGGCTTTCAGCTCCAGTCGCCCATCTTTATCGCCCTCATGACGATGCTCTTCTTCGGCATCGGGCTGAACCTGCTCGGGGCCTTCGAGGTCGGCACGACCCTCATGGGCTGGGGCGGGCGGATGGAGGCGGCCGCGTCCGGGGGCGGCAACCTGAGCGCCTTCCTCACCGGCGTGCTCGCCACGGTCGTCGCGACGCCCTGCACGGCGCCATTCATGGGGGCGGCGCTTGGGGTGGCCCTCACGCTCTCGACGGTGGGGGCCCTGCTGATCTTCACGGCCCTCGGCGTCGGCATGGCTGCCCCGTACGTTGTTCTGTCTACGACCCCAGCCCTCCTCGACCGCCTGCCCGATCCGGGCGCCTGGATGGAGACGCTGAAGCAGGCCTTCGCCTTCCCCATGTTTGCGACCGCCATCTGGCTCGTGTGGGTCTTCGGGCAGCAAACGAGCACCGGCGGGGTGGCTTTTCTGCTCGCGGGGCTCCTGTTGCTGGGCGTAGCGGCCTGGATCGTGAACCGCTGGTCGGCGCCGCAGCGCTCGCAGACGGCCACGCTGGTGACGCGGGGGCTTGCGGGGGCCGCGCTGGTGGGCGGCATTGCCGTCGCGGTCATCGGGGCCGGCTCGGCGCCCGCCGAGCAGGCGACAGCCACGACCCAGGACGTATCGGGGACAGACACGACGTGGCGCTCCTACGCCCCAGAAACCATCGAGTCGCTCCGGGCTGAAGGCCGCCCTGTTTTCGTGGACTTCACCGCGGCCTGGTGCCTGACCTGCCAGGTCAACAAGCGCCGTGTACTGACGGCCCAATCCGTGCAAAATGCGTTCGACGAGAAGGACGTGGCGCTCGTGCGGGCCGACTGGACGAGCCGCGATCCGGAGATCACCCGTGCCCTCGAATCGCATGGCCGGAGCGGGGTCCCGGTCTATGTGCTCTACGCGGGCGACGGCTCCGAGCCCGAACTGTTGCCGGAGGTGCTTACGGAAGAGGCGGTCCTCAACGCGCTGGACGACCTCTCCTCGACGGTCGCCACGCATGAGCCTCACTGA
- a CDS encoding cadherin-like domain-containing protein — protein MMGISLFTSGRRAVRAALVVVLLGGLGLPLRAAHAQDADPRIPLTVRNGEGGVFTLTLGLAPEATNGIDPALGEQEQPPVPPSDVFDVRLVDDDIPVSGFGEGLLKDIRPGGAQFEGTTQHQIRFQAESGTDLTIAWDLPEGVTGTIQNASDGGTYGTDMTGRDSLTVDAGAPDAIVALEYAPNQAPTLSLDPPNASIAENNSPPTRVATVSVADDGLGTNERSLGGPDAGSFALTDANGLVLTESADAEATRRYSVTVAVNDPAVAPSPNDSKEFSLRVDDANEPPVLETNAGLALSPGGSATLTTGTLSASDPDDASTTLTYVVTQAPTRGELLVGGSPAASFTQTDLREGTVRYTHTASDTDNDQFSFAVGDEAGARGPEATFRIAVDPSTHRTTIRGTDGTGNDTGWRLLAPPSNTTRRAFEDDLAFDVNSGPLLYTWDGAAWTPATDSSAALPRGEGFILYFFDDEVDPIFADGLTLEIPDLNEDQTADVTVDGLDASRSLHLLGNPYDVAFDLGALAGGDLSGRGFQNTVQVWDPSGGGQWTLITQGGPDDTIPAWQGFFVERAREGRGRTRLTFDADGRQSAPGDLIGSRPALLSASQGERVRLDLSLVVASASDTLSRNDATLLFRGDADTGWDTYEATQLPPPTGNAYATLTSPLQRNGALVRRTLASEPPPGQNKTRSYPLSARSVGTTGTATVRWPESKRALVPRTWTVELIDRKTGAVVDLREAPYTFKLTEEAGSIDAPNDARFALRLTPKAGSAEIVDLSAESTESGVRLSWNTTSEINNTGFYVQRRSAGAQWKRIGFVESALAKSATTRPQSYQFTDENPPYAIDSLRYRLQHVDTTGTAHTANRTGIQFNAPKQITLRPPFPNPSQQHATLHFGLSDATAVQITVYDLLGRSVKAVVRGQFEAGRHRTRLSTSDLAPGMYFVRMRAGGTTRTRKLTVVR, from the coding sequence ATGATGGGCATTTCCCTCTTCACTTCTGGCCGGCGGGCGGTCCGTGCGGCCCTCGTCGTTGTACTGCTCGGCGGCCTCGGCCTTCCCCTTCGGGCCGCCCACGCGCAGGACGCCGATCCCCGCATTCCTCTCACTGTACGCAACGGGGAGGGAGGCGTCTTCACCTTGACGCTTGGCCTCGCCCCGGAGGCCACAAACGGCATCGATCCGGCACTTGGGGAGCAGGAGCAGCCCCCCGTTCCCCCCTCCGACGTCTTTGACGTCCGCCTCGTCGACGACGACATCCCTGTGTCCGGGTTCGGGGAGGGGCTTCTGAAAGACATTCGGCCGGGCGGTGCGCAATTCGAGGGGACCACACAACACCAGATTCGCTTCCAGGCGGAGAGCGGGACCGACCTCACCATTGCCTGGGATTTGCCCGAGGGCGTCACCGGCACAATTCAGAATGCCTCGGACGGAGGCACGTACGGCACGGACATGACCGGGCGCGACTCCCTCACGGTGGACGCGGGTGCGCCCGACGCGATCGTCGCCCTGGAGTACGCCCCGAATCAAGCCCCGACCCTCTCCCTCGATCCGCCCAACGCCTCAATCGCGGAAAACAACAGCCCCCCCACCCGGGTCGCCACCGTTTCGGTCGCCGACGATGGCCTCGGCACGAACGAGCGCTCCCTTGGCGGGCCCGACGCAGGCTCATTCGCCCTCACCGACGCGAATGGACTCGTGCTCACCGAATCGGCCGACGCCGAGGCCACGCGCCGCTACTCCGTCACCGTCGCGGTGAACGACCCGGCCGTCGCCCCCAGTCCCAACGATAGCAAAGAGTTTTCGCTTCGGGTCGACGACGCAAACGAGCCGCCCGTTCTTGAGACGAACGCCGGCCTCGCCCTGTCGCCGGGCGGATCCGCAACGCTCACGACCGGCACCCTCAGTGCCTCCGACCCGGACGACGCGTCCACGACACTCACGTACGTGGTCACCCAGGCCCCGACCCGGGGGGAGCTCCTGGTGGGCGGCAGCCCCGCTGCCTCCTTCACCCAGACGGACCTGAGAGAGGGGACCGTCCGGTACACCCACACCGCGTCCGACACCGACAATGACCAGTTCTCCTTCGCCGTTGGGGATGAGGCTGGCGCACGTGGCCCCGAGGCCACATTTCGGATCGCCGTCGACCCGTCCACCCATCGGACCACCATTCGAGGGACGGACGGGACGGGAAACGACACGGGCTGGCGCCTGCTCGCCCCGCCCTCGAACACGACCCGACGCGCCTTCGAGGACGACCTCGCGTTCGATGTCAACTCGGGGCCCCTGCTGTACACCTGGGACGGCGCGGCGTGGACGCCGGCTACGGACTCTTCGGCAGCACTGCCGCGTGGAGAGGGCTTTATCCTGTACTTCTTCGACGACGAGGTGGACCCGATTTTCGCCGACGGGCTGACCCTGGAGATTCCCGACCTCAACGAGGACCAGACGGCGGACGTGACGGTCGACGGCCTCGACGCCAGCCGGTCCCTCCACCTGCTCGGAAACCCGTACGACGTGGCCTTCGACCTCGGCGCCCTGGCCGGGGGCGACCTCTCCGGGCGCGGCTTCCAGAATACGGTGCAGGTCTGGGACCCTTCGGGCGGGGGGCAGTGGACCCTAATCACACAGGGCGGGCCCGACGACACCATTCCGGCCTGGCAGGGCTTTTTCGTGGAGCGGGCCCGAGAGGGCCGCGGCCGGACCCGCCTCACTTTCGATGCGGACGGCCGCCAGTCTGCCCCGGGCGACCTCATCGGGAGCAGGCCCGCGCTGCTCTCGGCCTCCCAGGGCGAACGGGTCCGGCTGGACCTGTCCCTCGTCGTGGCGAGCGCGTCCGACACGCTTTCCCGAAACGACGCCACCCTGCTTTTCCGCGGGGACGCCGACACGGGCTGGGACACGTACGAAGCCACTCAGCTCCCGCCCCCGACCGGGAACGCCTACGCCACGTTGACCAGCCCCCTTCAGCGCAACGGCGCACTGGTCCGCCGCACCCTCGCCAGCGAGCCCCCGCCGGGGCAGAACAAGACCCGCTCGTATCCGCTCTCGGCCCGGTCGGTCGGGACGACGGGCACGGCCACCGTGCGGTGGCCCGAGTCGAAGCGCGCCCTCGTCCCCCGTACGTGGACCGTAGAGCTGATCGACCGCAAGACCGGTGCCGTCGTGGACCTGCGAGAGGCGCCCTACACGTTCAAGCTTACCGAGGAGGCCGGCTCCATCGATGCCCCCAACGACGCCCGGTTTGCCCTCCGTCTTACCCCCAAGGCGGGCTCCGCGGAGATCGTCGACCTATCGGCCGAGTCCACCGAATCGGGCGTCCGCCTGTCCTGGAACACCACCTCCGAGATCAACAACACCGGCTTCTACGTCCAGCGCAGGTCCGCTGGGGCCCAGTGGAAACGAATCGGGTTCGTCGAGAGCGCTCTCGCCAAGAGCGCAACGACCCGGCCTCAATCCTACCAGTTCACCGACGAGAACCCGCCGTACGCAATCGACTCGCTGCGCTATCGCCTCCAGCACGTAGACACGACCGGCACCGCCCACACTGCCAACAGGACGGGCATCCAGTTTAACGCCCCCAAACAGATCACCCTTCGCCCTCCCTTCCCCAATCCCTCCCAACAGCACGCAACGCTTCACTTCGGCCTCTCCGACGCCACGGCGGTGCAGATCACGGTCTACGACCTTCTGGGACGCTCGGTGAAGGCGGTCGTGCGGGGCCAGTTCGAGGCGGGGCGCCACCGGACGCGACTCTCGACGTCGGACCTCGCTCCGGGCATGTACTTCGTGCGGATGCGGGCCGGCGGCACCACCCGGACCCGCAAACTCACGGTCGTCCGGTAG
- a CDS encoding M14 family metallopeptidase produces MHVETLGDGRPEYTILACVHGDETCGWHALNRLKAGDVTLQAPIKFVLANERAFKLGYRFCDTDLNRAMPGDASSDQHEVRLAARLRRELEGTTVIDFHSTESRGCPYAIATGGDAASRRLARSTGLDRLVDMSYVGGGVTEHVTGIAIECGYYDDEGAASSAHRILLHFLAAEGLIDRPYVRSTPTVYEVFGDASGRGFEFVAENFRRVEAGEIFATKNGSVRRAEQSFYPVLMSTYGYEERIGFMARRADPVAE; encoded by the coding sequence ATGCACGTTGAAACCCTCGGCGACGGCCGCCCGGAGTATACCATCCTGGCCTGTGTCCATGGCGACGAGACCTGTGGGTGGCACGCCCTCAATCGCCTCAAGGCGGGCGACGTGACGCTGCAGGCCCCGATCAAGTTCGTCCTTGCCAACGAGCGCGCGTTCAAGCTCGGCTACCGGTTCTGCGATACGGATTTGAACCGGGCCATGCCGGGCGACGCGTCGAGCGATCAGCACGAGGTGCGCCTCGCGGCCCGCCTCCGACGCGAGCTGGAGGGCACCACCGTGATCGACTTCCACTCTACCGAGTCGCGGGGCTGCCCCTACGCCATTGCGACGGGGGGAGACGCGGCCTCCCGTCGACTCGCGCGGTCAACCGGTCTCGACCGCCTCGTCGACATGAGCTACGTCGGCGGGGGGGTGACGGAGCACGTGACGGGCATAGCGATCGAGTGCGGGTACTACGACGACGAGGGCGCGGCGTCCAGCGCGCATCGCATCCTGCTGCACTTCCTGGCCGCCGAGGGACTCATCGACCGTCCCTACGTCCGCTCCACCCCAACGGTGTACGAGGTGTTCGGGGACGCGTCGGGGCGGGGCTTCGAGTTTGTCGCCGAAAACTTTCGGCGCGTGGAGGCGGGGGAGATCTTCGCGACGAAGAACGGAAGCGTGCGGCGGGCGGAGCAGTCTTTCTATCCGGTGCTCATGTCGACGTACGGGTACGAGGAGCGCATCGGATTCATGGCCCGACGGGCCGACCCCGTCGCCGAATGA
- a CDS encoding MATE family efflux transporter, whose product MFSAALSREFRATLRLAGPVVAAQLAHISMSFVDTVMVGRLGPEALAGVALGHTVFFFFAIMGMGMVRAVGPMVSQAVGAEAPAAAGRSVRQGLWLAGGLGAVVLLILSAIEPVLRWTGQEPATIDGATAYLDAIRWGILPFLGFAALRSFVEGLSRPLPVTIIAFIGVGVNIAANEVLMFGYWGLPALGLAGTGWASTIVFSVLFGLLALFVHRTAPFADYEVFTRLREPDAAYLRELVWVGAPMGASRGVESSLFMVTTVMMGTLGTTALAAHQVALQCAAFAFMVPLGIGMAGTVRVGQAAGAQDEAGARRAGGMAMGLATLFMAGTATLFWTLPRPIVGLYLDLSDPGNTEVIALAVQLLGVAAVFQLFDGLQVAAHGALQGLKDTRVPMGIAVGTYWGIGLVTGYLWGVRGGGGPEALWWGLVTGLAAASVLLLARFHRQVGRAVRKEAVPTDANGAAPPASAVEVPAEGETRSG is encoded by the coding sequence GTGTTTTCTGCTGCCCTGTCCCGTGAATTTCGCGCCACCCTCCGCCTGGCGGGCCCCGTGGTGGCGGCCCAGCTGGCGCACATCTCGATGAGCTTCGTGGACACGGTGATGGTGGGGCGCCTGGGGCCGGAGGCGCTGGCGGGCGTGGCGCTCGGGCACACGGTCTTTTTCTTCTTCGCGATCATGGGCATGGGGATGGTCCGGGCCGTGGGGCCGATGGTGTCGCAGGCAGTGGGGGCGGAGGCCCCGGCGGCCGCGGGACGGAGCGTGCGGCAGGGGCTCTGGCTGGCCGGGGGGCTGGGCGCGGTCGTTCTCCTGATCCTGAGCGCTATTGAGCCGGTGCTGAGGTGGACGGGACAGGAGCCGGCGACGATTGACGGTGCCACGGCGTACCTCGACGCCATCCGGTGGGGCATCCTTCCGTTTCTCGGGTTCGCTGCACTACGGAGCTTCGTGGAGGGCTTGTCGCGCCCCCTGCCCGTGACGATCATCGCGTTCATCGGCGTGGGGGTGAACATCGCGGCCAACGAGGTGCTGATGTTTGGCTACTGGGGCCTGCCGGCGCTCGGGCTGGCGGGAACGGGGTGGGCGAGCACCATCGTCTTCTCGGTCCTGTTCGGGCTGCTGGCCCTGTTCGTGCACCGCACGGCGCCGTTTGCGGACTACGAGGTGTTCACGCGCCTTCGGGAGCCGGACGCGGCGTATCTGCGCGAGCTCGTGTGGGTGGGGGCGCCGATGGGGGCGTCGCGGGGCGTGGAGTCAAGCCTCTTCATGGTCACGACGGTGATGATGGGCACGCTGGGGACGACGGCGCTTGCGGCCCACCAGGTGGCCCTGCAGTGTGCGGCGTTCGCGTTCATGGTGCCGCTCGGCATCGGCATGGCGGGCACGGTGCGGGTGGGGCAGGCGGCCGGGGCGCAGGACGAGGCGGGGGCGCGTCGGGCCGGCGGAATGGCGATGGGGCTCGCGACCCTGTTCATGGCGGGCACGGCCACGCTCTTCTGGACCCTGCCGCGGCCCATCGTGGGGCTGTACCTGGACCTCTCCGATCCCGGCAACACCGAGGTGATCGCGCTGGCGGTGCAGCTGCTGGGGGTGGCGGCGGTCTTTCAGCTGTTCGACGGCCTGCAGGTGGCGGCCCACGGGGCCCTCCAGGGCCTCAAGGACACGCGGGTGCCGATGGGCATTGCGGTCGGGACGTACTGGGGCATCGGGCTGGTGACGGGCTACCTGTGGGGGGTGCGCGGCGGGGGCGGCCCCGAGGCCCTCTGGTGGGGGCTGGTAACGGGGCTCGCCGCGGCGTCCGTCCTCCTGCTCGCGCGCTTCCACCGCCAGGTAGGGCGGGCCGTTAGAAAAGAGGCCGTGCCGACCGATGCGAACGGGGCGGCGCCCCCGGCGTCGGCGGTAGAAGTGCCGGCGGAAGGGGAGACGCGGTCGGGATAA